The following DNA comes from Capsicum annuum cultivar UCD-10X-F1 chromosome 7, UCD10Xv1.1, whole genome shotgun sequence.
TTTAATCCAATTTGGTTAATTTCTTAGGGAAAAGGGACAAGGAGGGAGGTATATTATGGATGATTCATGGTTATTGACCTATTATACATCTATATTGACTTTATTTGACTGAATGTCTGAGGTGGATAGTGATGTTTTGACTTGAGTTGTTATGTTAACCCTTGCTAGATTAAAATCGATAACAGGGTAGACTAGTATTAAATAATATGACTCAAGGAAAGGTAACCAATTTATATTTGTGTTAGTATGTCATAATATGGTTGGTGGTCTAGCAGTTATTATAATTTGGGCCAAAAAGGTGTGTGTCACTATATTGTTAAATTATGCCCTAAAGACTTAAATGAATCAAAGGGGTCTAAAGTTTCAAGGTATGACCGGATTTATGGAACAAGGCCAGAGGTTACATAAAGGTCTTAATTATTAATAGTTGAGGGTAAGGACCCATGAGTATCGGTACCGAAGAACCCATAGATAATTAGTAAGCAACGGTTTAATGAAGTTTTTGGTTTGATTctcaagttttatattttttctagttatttatgtgattttatttgggttaacCAATAATGCTTACTAGTATGTGTAGTTTTATACTGATACTACTCTTGCTATACCCTTTTTAAGGTATAGTTTGTTTGCCGGATAAGTAGGTATTTTGTGATTGATATGGTAATGGTTTATAGCATCTTATATTATTGTTCCTACGGTAGAAGTTGTGTCTTTTGTCTTGTATTTCCTTCTAAAATCTCTTATACCTATTTAGACTAGCTCCTTGGTAAGGTTTTCAGTTGTATTAAAGTTTTTGAATTGATTGTAATAAATGAACTATTTCTTGGTTATTTTTATTGACTTCCACATTTACTTTTAGTGGGTGGCAAAGATTCTGCTATCTAGGTGGATCAGAGTAGGTGCCCACACGACTCGGTAAGTTAGGTCGTGACATTTTGTGATTGAGATAGCATTTCTCTTATCAAGGTTCATAATTTTTTTGGGTTGGCAAGTTACTAAAGATGATTTATTGATGGATTTTCTTCTATAGCAGCGTCATGACTAGATAGACTAGGAAGTATGTCCTGTTCTAGTGGTTCGTCAAGTGTGAGGCaaactttcaaaagctcaaggcgTCACTTACTTCAACTCTAATATTGACTCTTGTAGTAGAGTGTCAGGGGTTTTAGTCTATTGTAATGCTTCAGgtgtttgtttgggttgtgttttaatgtatcAGAGTTAAGTAATAGTATATTCTTCTAGATAGCTAAAGGTAGACAAGTGTAACTACCCTACCGTAACTTGGATTCGGCAGTGATaatttttgcacttaagatttagaggcattatgtTTATGGTGTTCATTGTGTGATATTCACCAgtcatcatagcctttagtataTTCTGAGCCAGAAGGATCCTCATTTGAGGCTGCATAGGCCGCTATAGTTGCTAAACgactatgatatttttattttataccgTCCAAGTAAGGTAAATGTAGAACCGAATATCTTGATCCAAAAGGTGATGAGTATGGAGAGTTTggctttttttttagttttggagtGGCCGTTGGCCTTGAACATCCAATCTTAAGCCAACAGGTTGGTTCGACTTGATATTTTTGACCTTAGGGGTATTCTTGCTATTGCACCCTATTTTTCTCGTGTAAAGCGAGATTCAACGTGACAACTCTTTTTAGGAAGTTTTAAGGAGTGAAGAGTggccacctaacgaattaaggtgcgttagggaaCTATTCTAGGCTAATTACGAATAAGTAAATTAGTCTGGTCACCAGAAATTGGGTAAGGTTTAAATAACCTCGAAATAAAGGTGTTAGCCACCTTTCTAGGTCTAGAAATGTGATTTTTGGCTGAATTTATATTTTACGTGGAGATTCTATGTGATAAACAAAggttgtttatttttataaactAATATAAACTAAGTGATGTAATAAAGAACACTTTTAACTATAGTACATATCATACAAAGAATGAAAAATACAAGAGATGTGAGTCTGGCCTTTTGTGAACTGcaaataataattgaaaagtACCATAATTTATGCATTTCTCTTTTTCCTCGAATCACAGACTCTGGTAAACTCCTTTGCTTTATAGtatatctaataaaaaaatattcaagcttaaatcaaaaaaaaaaaattaaactacaaaTAATGAGAGATGTGTTAATAAGTTGTGCCGCCATGATTTGGTGGTaaattaaatgtaaaaataaataaattaacaacaATTAGAATTAagataaggagagagagagagagggagagagagagagagagtggaaTCAGGTATGACAAGGCTGAAATGAGTCCAATGCAAtgttactccctctatttcaattTCTATGTTGCCTCTCTTAAACGCCTTAAGACAATACAAAAGAAATTCTTAAAGAAACTTATTTaacaatactaaataaaatattttagtatttaaaagtcatgtaaagcaaaaatatgtggatataatatttaaattgtaTCAAAGCATGTTGCTATAAAGTATAGTAATAAGAGTTACCGAGTCTTTGAGACATTAAAAGAATGACATATTAAGTTAGAAAAGAAGGGAGTAACGAGGTATATTTTAATAAAGCTATATGTGCTTCATAAGAGAGGTCATTTCTTTCCTGTCTTTTTTTTGTCATCATTTCCCAATACGTACATGACCCCCAATGGGATGACGACTCTATTTAAGCTCTACTTTATGCATTGAATCCTTCACTTGACATGGTTAAACTCCAAGTGATGTCATTTCATTCTGgcgaaaaaaaatttaaagggtGAGAGTATGTCTATTCTTAATGTTTAATTATTCAAAcaaaaattaataacataataaagaCTTTTAACTAAATAAACACATAAGAAGGGCAAAAAGGGTTGACAGGAGAGGTTTTCAACCGTTTCTGGcaacaaaatttaaaatagattCATAATCATCTCACTCTTTTTGCAATGAAACAATTAATTCGATCGCACAATGAAAAACAATTGATAAGAACAACACACAGAATGAGTTATGTCTCTGGATAaagtaaaattgaaataatttcaaagattcatttaaatattaaaatctcCATCGAGCAACTTCAAAGAAAGAAAGTGACAAAAGCAACATATTAAGATGTACCAGAAGCTATTCACTTTGTAACGCAAATCTAGTTCTAATTATGAGAAGTAATTAAATTCTAATCATCACTACTACACTAATGGCCTTCAAACATCTAAGCTAGATAGAAAATGCAAATCACTTATCACATGACTTttgcatatttaattattaaaattgtggGCAGAATATTTCTAATTTTAAGAATACTAAAAGTGAGAAATTTGATACCACGTAAAGCCCTTTCCAGTTCACAATTTATTAGATAAACTATGGCTAAGAGAAAATCAAATTTATCATTAACAATCATCATACCAACTTTTGAATACTAAACTAACAGACTAAAACTTAGTCATACCACATTACTATAGACAAAATGAACTAATTTAGATAGCTATTCTCAAATTAAAAGCACACCTCAAAAGATATTACAACAAATGAACCAGCTTAAACAATTATACCAAATGAAGACAGAAGTAAACACATTATGATGACCAAATTAACTGCCTTAACACATTGAAAATTTAATAATGCAGTAAAGTGAAATGGACTTCCCTATAACTGGACGACCTCCCAAACCCTAAAGCTTTTCTAAGTGGCATTACTAGTTATGGATGTTTGCGTGACTGTGTCACAGTAGCCGAGCCAAATGAATCCTGACCAATATTTCGGGCAGATATTACAATAGAAGAACCAGAACTAGACAAATAACTCCCTAACAGAATAATATGCCACCCTCGAATCAAAACCTCAACGGAATGACTGAGCCAACAATCTAGCTTGAGAGCTTTTGTAAATAATAAGTGAATAAAGAGAAAAGTCATGATACTGTTGAAGAAGAAGTGTGTAATACACTTAGCTGGCATAGTTGTTAGAGCCAGTTAAAGAGAAGTTGTTAGACTTGCTGAGCTGGCACTAAGTTGCAGCACTAGTAGTGTTAGTGGTTATAAGCTATCTTAGATTAGAAGCTAATGtgagtttatatatataaaaacctaTCCATATTCTTAGTGTGGGTGGTTACAGATTCATTCTTAATTCTCAATGAAACAGTAGTTTCTCTACTTCTCTTAcccttctcatcttcttctctaAAATTGTTCACTACAAGCTCCATTAATGGAGCTACTTTAATATTGTATCAAAGCCACGGCAACTTGAACTTTGCTAGTCAGTATCGATTCTCTTTGATTTGAGCTTCTCAAAGTTGTGCTCGAAGATCAGAGCCCTTAGTTTGCACATCTATGGCTGAAGGTACTACTTCTGCACCTGAGGTTATTCGTGGAGCTCAAGATGAGTAGGTTGATGTGAATCATTCTCTACACGTTCATCCATCTGATACTCAATGTTCTTTCCTTGTTTTTACTCAATTGTTAGGGTCTAAAAATTACTCTCTATGGAGCAAATCAATGCAGATTGTTCTCTTAGGTAAGAACAAGTTAGGTTTCCTATTATGTACTTGTAGGAAAGATATGTACCCTGCCAATCTGCATAATCAGTGGGATAGGTGTAATGCCATTGCCTTAGCATGGATCATGAACACCGTATCTAAAGACCTAATTAGTACGGtgatttatggatctaatgatcATACAGTCTGGGAAGATCTTAAAGAAAGGTTTGACAAAGTAAATGCATCTGGGAAATTCTATTTGCAAAAAGAAATAGTTACTTTAACTAAGGGTACTTCTTCTGTTTCCTCTTATTTCTCCAAACTGAGAGAGTTATGGGATgaattagatgctcttgtacctTCACCTGTATGTCCTTATCCTGAATCCGTGGAATACATAGCTCACTCCTAATTACAAAAGTTGTAACAGTTTCTAATGAGGCTCAATGAGTCATATGCCCATGCTAAGAGTCAAATTTTGATGACTGTACCTTTGCCTAACATTAATCAAGCTTATGCTATGATACTCAATGTAGAGAGCCAAAGGTTGATTAAAGTAGGAAGCCACTTACCTGTACCAGCTGCAGGTGATACCACTGCTTTACTCAGCAACAAACTGCAATCAAAATTTTAGACTAGCTATGGTATCTCTCACTCTGGCTCTAACAGTAGCCATGGTGGTGGTAGTAACAAATATAATGGTTCTAATACTGGTCAAGCAGGTTACAATATAGGTTTTAGACCAAAACATGTATATGAACAAAGACCACCCTATGGAAGGAGTCAGTTGTTTTGTGACTATTGTCATTTTACGGGACATACCAAGGAAACCTGTTACAAGCTTCATGGATATCCTAATGACCTCAATAAGAAGAAAGGGTTCAATTCCAATCATGCTAGTCATGCTACTATTCAGGACTCTCAGCTTACTGACTTTGTGCTTTCTCATACTCCTAGCCTATCTCCACTTGCACCTCACTTTACCACTGAACAATACAATCAAATTCTCAGAATGTGGTGCTCCTATCAAATGCTTTAGAACTGACAATGGCACTGAGTTCTTTAACACTCAGGTGCATGAATTATTCCAAAGACATAGTATTATCCATCAAAGTTCTTacatatatactccttaacaaaATAGAGTAGTTGAAAGAAAGTACAGAACCATTCTTGATATGGCTAGAGCCTTGAGATTTCAAGGCTTCATACCACTTAGATTCTGGAGAGAATGTGTATCTGCTACAGTCTATTTGTTAAATAGATTACCTTCGGTGGtgattcattaaaaatctccattTGAGATACTATATAATAGACCTCCTGCTATCTCACATATCAGGGTCATTGGTTCATTATGCTATGCTACTAATGTGCACAGAACTGAGAAGTTTTTTCCTAAAGCTTTCCCTGCAGTTCTTCTAGGCTATTCTTCTTTACAAAAGGGCTACATTCTCTATGATCTCACAACTAAACACATGTTTGTTAGTCAGGATATTGTATTTCAAGAGTCCATCTTTCCTTTTAATGACTTACACTTCAGTCCTCAACCCATTTTTCCAGTGTTACAGTTCATAAAAGATAGCAGTTTTTCTCCTGTTACTTTATCACCTTCATCTGTTCCCTCACCTTGACCCGTTCCTTCTCCTGATCCAATACCATATGTTTCTCCTCCTCTTTCTATAGTCAGAAAATCTTCCAGAACTTCCAAACCTCCCATTTGGCTTGGTGACTATGTGATTCCCTCCAAGTCTACCTGTGGGTACCTCATTTCTCATTATGTTTCTTATTCAGGTCTTACTCCTTCATACTTGCGGGTTTTAACTGCTTATTCAGTCATTACTGAGCCCACTTCTTACAAAGAAGCATGTGATGATCCTCTTTGGATCTCTGCAATGTAAAAGGAGATTAAAGCTCTTGAAGATAATAAGACATGGTCTATCATAGCTTTACCTCCTGGGAAGGCCCCTATTGGGTGTAAGTGGATTTACAAGGTAAAGTATAAGTCATAAGGTCATGTTGAAAGATACAAGGCCAGATTGGTTGCAAAAGGGTATAGCCAAAGGAAAGGTCAGGACTTCACTGAGACATTTTATCCAGTAGCTAAGATGGTTAATGTGAGATCAGTAGTAGCTCTTGTTGCTTCTTGTAAATGGTATTTGTTCCAAATGGATGTTCACAATGCATTCTTGCAAGGGGCTCTTCTTGAAGATGTGTATATGCAGATTCCTGATGGTTTCTCTAAAACAAATGCTCTAGCAACCCAGGGGGAGCCTCAAATGGTTTGCAAGCTTCACAAGTCCTTGTATGGACTGAAGCAAGCACCCAGGCAATGAAACCTAAATCTCACTGAAGCCCTGGTTGATACGGGATTTAAGCAATCACACTATGATTACTTACTATTCACTCGAAAGTTTGGTAGTGATCTTGTCATTATTTTGGTATATGTGGATGATCTTCTAATCACAGGTTCTAACTTGACTCTTATTAAACAAGTAAGAGTTAATTTATAGAACAAGTTTAAAATGAAGGATCTGGGTGAACTCAAGTTCTTTCTTGGCATTGAAGTATCTAGATCACAAAAGGGAATACTTATGTGTCAAAGTAAGTATACTGTTGAGCTGGTGTCTGAAATAGGACTATCAGGCTGTAAACCAGCATCTACTCCCATTGAATTCAATTACAAACTTACTTCCTTAgagtttgataaatattttaatcataaCTCTGAGTTGGACAAAGAACTAACTGATAGCAGCAAGTATCAAATATTGGTTAGAAGATTATTGTACCTAACTATAACAAGACCTGATATTGCGTTTGTGGTCCAAGTACTAAGTCCGTTTATGCACTCACCTAAGAAATCACATATGGAGGTTGCACTCAGAGTAGTGAGACACATAAAAGGTACAGCAGGACTTGGGTTGTTTATGCCTAGTAGCAGGTGTTCCAATCTAGTATCATTTTGTGACTCTGGCTGGGGCTCATGTGTGGAGACCAGAAAATCAGTCACTGGTCACATTGTTAATTTTGGAAATGCAGTAATCTCTTAGAAATCTAAGAAACAAAGCACAGTGTCCAGGAGCTCAGCAGAAGCAGAATTCAAAAACATGGCAACTACAGTTGCAGAG
Coding sequences within:
- the LOC107853347 gene encoding uncharacterized mitochondrial protein AtMg00810-like → MKDLGELKFFLGIEVSRSQKGILMCQSKYTVELVSEIGLSGCKPASTPIEFNYKLTSLEFDKYFNHNSELDKELTDSSKYQILVRRLLYLTITRPDIAFVVQVLSPFMHSPKKSHMEVALRVVRHIKGTAGLGLFMPSSRCSNLVSFCDSGWGSCVETRKSVTGHIVNFGNAVIS